Sequence from the Nocardia brasiliensis genome:
CCTACGCGCCGATGAACCTGACCGCCGAGGTCCCGTGCGCCGCGTTCGACGCGCTCGCCGACACGGGTGGCGTTGTGCTGTCGACGATTCCGCGACAGTCCCCGGAGCTGGAACGCTACGGCTTGGTCGTCAAGGTCGTCGCGGACACCGCCGACCGGCCGGGCCGGGTGGACGTGGTCTCGCGCAACATGCTGCTGTGGTCCTCGTCGTTGAGCGCGGTCCGTAATGGCAACTGTGCCATCGCGATCGAGATGAGTATGCCGCGCAGCACCGTCTCGGTGCGCGGCCTCGACGACGCCGGGAAGGTCTTCGACAGCGATGTCCGGCCGCAGGTGGTCGGCGTGTTCAGCGAGCTGACCGGTGCCGCGCCGCCCGGCCTGCACGTGAATGTCGCGGTGGATTCCCGGTTCTCGTCCTCGCCCACGGTGCTCAAATCGGTCGTGATCGGCCTCGCCGCGCTGGCCACGCTGGTCGCCCTGGTCGCGCTGTACCGGTTGGACGCCGGGGACGGTCGCCGGACGCGGCGCTTCCTGCCCACCCGGTGGTGGCGACTGCGGGCGCCGGACTACCTGGTGTTCGCCACCATGCTGGTGTGGCATTTCATCGGCGCCAACACCTCCGACGACGGCTACATCCTCGGGATGGCGCGCGCGTCGCGCAGTTCGGGCTTCATGTCGAACTACTACCGCTGGTTCAGCATCGACGAGGGACCCTTCTACACGCCCTACACCGACATGATCGCGCTGCTGACGCACGTGTCGTCAGTGAGCCCCTTTGTCCGCCTGCCCACCTTGCTCGTCGGCGTGCTCACCTGGTGGGTGATCAGCCGTGAGATCCTGCCGCGCCTCGGTGTCGCGTTGCGCGACAACAGGATTGTGGTATGGACAAGTGCGCTGGTGTTCCTCGCGTTCTGGTTGCCCTACAACAACGGCCTGCGCGCCGAACCGTTCGTCGCGCTCGGCGTGATCCTCACCTGGGCCTCGGTGGAGCGGGCGATCGCGACCCGCAGGCTGCTGCCCTACGCCATGGCCGTCATCATCGCGGCGTTCACCTTGACCGTGGCCCCGTCCGGCCTGATCTGCCTCGGCGCGCTGGCGGCCGGTGCGCGCACGATGACGGCGGTACTCGTGCGGCGGGCGAAGCGGTCCGGCTATCTCGCGTTGCTGCTGCCGGGGCTGGCGGCGGGCGTGGTGGTCCTCACCGTGGTCTTCGCGGACCGGACCCTGGCAGGCACCATGGAAATGTTCTACGTGCACGACAGGATCGGGCCCGGTGAATCGTGGTTCTTCGAGTTCCTGCGCTACCAGTACCTGCTCCAGATCAACGCCGACGGCTGGCTGACCCGGCGGTTCGGCATGTTCGTGCTGCTGCTCGGCCTGGTGGCCTGCGTGGTCACCATGCTGCGCCGGGGCGGGCACATCCCGGGGACCGCGGTCGGTCCGTCGCGCAGGCTCATCGGCATCACCTGCGCCGCGATGGTGTTCCTGATGTTCTCGCCGACGAAGTGGACCCACCAGTTCGGCGTGTTCGCCGGCCTGGCCGGCTGCGTCGCGGCGCTCACCGCGGTCGCGATCAGCCCGCGCGTCATGGGCCCGCTGCGCAACCGGGCCTTGTTCGCCGCCGCGATCTTCTTCGCGCTGGCGCTGACCTTCGTCGGTGCGAACGGCTACTGGTATGTGTCGGCGTGGGGCATCCCGTGGTGGGACAAGCCGCCGACGTTGGCCGGCTTCGGCCTGTCGAGTTTCGCGGCGGGGCTGTCGGTGCTCGCGCTGGCACTCGCGGCGTGGTTCCACGTGCGCCCGCGGAGCCAGCCGCGTGCGGGCTCGGTGCCGGGCCGGATCGCGCGCGTGCCGGTGCTCGCCGTCGTCGCGGCGGCGATGGTGCTGTTCGAGGTGCTCTCGTTCGCGAAAGCGGCTGTGGCGCAGTATCCGTCGTATTCGCTCGCGCAATCCAACCTGTCCGCCGCGGTGTCCGGCGGCTGCGGCCTGGCCGACCAGGTGCTGATCGAGACCGATCCCAACGCGTCGGTGCTCAGCCCGCTGACCGGTCCGGCCGCGACGGCGCTGGCCGGCCCCGGCACCACCGGCTTCACCCCCGACGGGGTGGCCATGGACCTGACCTCCGACGAGGTCGAATCCACCACGGGCAAGGCGAATTCCGTCACCAGCGCCGACTCCGCCGATACCGCCGACCCGAAGGCGGGGGCGACCTCGCCCGGGTCGGAGGCCGGTACCTCGGGCGCAGGCATCAACGGCAGCAGCGTCCCGCTGCCGTTCGGTCTGGATCCGGCGGCCATTCCGGTGCTCGGCAGCTACCGTGACGGCGCGCAGGTGCCCGCCGAACTGACCAGCGGCTGGTACCGACTTCCGCAGGACCACAACGGAAGTCGCGGCCCGATCATCGCGATCTCGGTGGCGGGCCGGATCCGCCACGTGGACAGCGACGGCATCGTGCACCCCGGCCAGGACCTGCGCGTCGAGTACGGGCGGTCCGGGGCCGACGGCACGGCGGTCACCCTCGGCAGCGTCGACCCGATCGATATCGGGCCGTCCCCGTCGTGGCGCAACGTGCGCGTACCGTTCGACCTGCTGCCCGCCGACGCCGATGTGGTCCGGATCGTGGCCGGTGACAAGGATCTCGGCAGGGACCAGTGGCTCGCGGTGACACCGCCGCGGGTGCCGCAGCTGAAAACCATGACCGCCGTGGTGGGTTCGCAGACGCCGGTGCTGCTGGACTGGGAGGTCGGCATGAACTTTCCGTGCCAGAACCTGGCGCCTACCTACGCGGGCGTGGCGGACCTGCCCGTCTACCGCATCCTGCCGGACCGCAACGGCGCCACCATCACCAACCTCTGGCAGGCGCATGACGGCGGCGGTCCGCTCGGCTGGACTCAGTTGCTGTTCAGCGCCCGCACCCTGCCCACGTATCTGAAGGACGACTGGGATCGCGACTGGGGCTCGATCGAGCAGTACCTCCCGCTGGACGCGAACGCCAAGCCCGCGCAGGTGCACATCGACGAGACCCGTCGCTGGGGCACCTGGACTCCCGGCCACATCAACACCGTCTGGTAGCGGCGGGGCGTCACGCGTCGGCGGTCGGCGCCGTGGACTCGGTGGCCGCCGCGGCCCGGCGCGCGGCGTCGCGGGTGCGGCGGGCGCGCAGCAGGGCGTGGGCGGTGAAGACGGCCAGCGCGGTCCAGATGAGCGCGAAACCGGCCCAGCGGGAGGCGGGCATGGGTTCGTGCGCCACGGCGACGCCCCAGGCCATCTGCAGGGCGGGCGTGAGGTACTGGAGCAGGCCCATGGTGGACAGCGGAACCCGCTGCGCGGCGACCGAGAACAGCAGCAGCGGCACCAGGGTGACCGGTCCTGTGGCCAGCATGAGCGCGGTATGCGCTGGGCTGGAAGCGAATTCGCTGCGCCCGAGCAGCGCGAGCGCGAGCACGAAGCTCAGTGCGATCGGCGCGGCGACCACGCCCTCCGCGGCGATCCCGCGCAGCGCGTCCAGTGGGATCACCTTCTTGACCAATCCATAGGTCGCGAACGAGCAGGCCAGGACGAGCGCGATCACCGGCGGCCTGCCGTAGTCGATGGTCAGCACGGCCACCGCCGCGGCCCCGAGCCCGAGCGCGGCCCACTGCGCGGGCGCCAGCCGCTCTCGGAACAGCACCACGCCGAACGCCACGGTGACCAGCGGGTTGATGAAGTACCCCAGCGCGCACTCCACGACGTGCCCGGAGATCACCCCGTAGACGTACACGCCCCAGTTGACCGCGATCGCCGCCGAGGCCAACGCGGCCAGCCGCCAGGTACGCGCGCCGATGCCGCGCAGCTGACCGAGCCGCCCGGTCAGCGCCAGCGCCGCGAGCACCACCACCAGCGTCCACAGGATGCGCTGCGCGACCACCTCCGCGGCGTCGGCGAACGCCAGCAAGCCGAAGAACGCTGGGAACAGACCCCAGAGAAAGAAGGCGCTCGTACCGAACGCAACACCTGGGATGGACCGGTTCCGCTGCACGCTTGCGACGCTACTTCTCACGTAGCCTTGCGGTCATGTCGACTACCGTGCAGGCATCGCGTGCCACCGGACTGACCGCGGCGGAGGTCGAGCAACGTCGCCGCGACGGGCTCACCAACGACGTACCCGATCGGGCCAGTCGCTCGGTACGCGACATCATCCGGGCCAACGTCTTCACCCGGATCAACGCCATCCTCGGCGTGCTGTTCATCCTGGTGCTGTCCACCGGTTCGATCATCGACGGCATGTTCGGCCTGTTGATCGTCGCGAACAGCGCGGTCGGCATCATCCAGGAGATCCGCGCCAAGCGCACCCTGGACCAGTTGGCCATCGTCAGCCAGGCCAAGCCGACCGTGCGCCGCGACGGCAAGGCGGTCGAGGTCGCCCCGCGCGAGGTGGTGCTCGACGATCTGATCGAGCTCGGCCCTGGCGATCAGATCGTAGTGGACGGCGAGGTGGCCGAGACCGCGCTGCTCGAGGTCGACGAGTCGCTGCTCACCGGCGAGGCGGACCCGATCGACAAGCAGGTCGGCGATCAGGTGATGTCGGGCAGCTACGTGGTCTCCGGCTCGGGCTGCTACCGCGCGACCAAGGTCGGCAAGGACGCCTACGCGGCGAAGCTGGCCGAGGAGGCGAGCAAGTTCACCCTGGTGAAGTCGGAGCTGCGCAGCGGCATCGACACCATCCTCAAGGTGATCACCTACCTGCTGATCCCGGCGGGCGCGCTGAGCATCTACAACCAGCTGGTCTCCAGCAAGGAATCGTGGCGGCCCGCGGTGACCGGCATGGTCGCGGCGCTGGTGCCCATGGTGCCCGAGGGTCTGGTGCTGATGACCTCGGTCGCGTTCGCGGTGGGTGTGGTGCGGCTGGGCCGGCGCAAGTGCCTCGTGCAGGAGCTGCCCGCGATCGAGGGCCTGGCCCGGGTCGATGTGGTGTGCGCGGACAAGACCGGCACGCTGACCGAGAACGGCATGCGCCTCTCGGCGATCAAGACGTTGGACTCGTTCGCGGACAACGACGTTCGGCAGGCACTTGCCGCGCTGGCGGCCGACGATCCGCGCCCGAACGCGAGCGTGCAGGCCATCGCCGAGGCACTGCCGGACGGGCCGGGCTGGCAGCGCACCGCGGTCGCCCCGTTCTCCTCGGCCAAGAAGTGGAGCGGGTGCTCCTACGGCGAGCACGGCGACTGGCTGCTCGGCGCGCCCGACGTGCTGCTCGACCCGGCCTCCGAAGACGCCAGGGTGGCAGAGGAACTCGGCTCGTCGGGGCTGCGCATCCTGTTGCTCGCGCGCAGTGACCGCCCGGTCGACGCTGCCGACGCGCCGGGCACCGTGCGGCCCGCGGCGTTGGTCGTGCTGGAGCAGCGGGTGCGCCCCGATGCCAAGGAAACGCTGGAGTACTTCGCCGACCAGAACGTGTCGATCAAGGTGATCTCCGGCGACAACGCCGTCTCGGTCGGCGCGGTCGCGTCCTCGCTGGATCTGCCCGGCGGTGAGCACGCCGTCGACGCGCGCCGCTTGCCCGAGGACCGGGACCAACTCGCCGACGTGCTCGAGGACAAGACCACCTTCGGCCGGGTCCGCCCGGACCAGAAGCGCGCCATGGTGGCCGCCCTGCAGTCGCGCGGGCACACCGTCGCGATGACCGGTGACGGGGTCAACGACGTGCTCGCCCTGAAGGATTCCGATATCGGCGTCGCGATGGGCGCGGGCAGCCCCGCCACCCGCGCGGTGGCGCAGATCGTGCTGCTGGACAACAAGTTCGCCACCCTGCCGTACGTGGTCGGCGAGGGCAGACGAGTCATCGGCAACATCGAGCGGGTCTCGAACCTGTTCCTCACCAAGACCGTCTACTCGGTGCTGCTGGCGTTCCTGGTCGGCCTGGCGGGCGTCGGCTCGCAGATCTTCGGCTACGACCCGATCGGCTATCCGTTCCTGCCGCGCCACGTGACGATCGCGGCCTGGTTCACCATCGGCATCCCGGCCTTCATCCTCTCGCTCGCGCCGAACAACGAGCGGGCCCGCAGCGGATTCGTCCGGCGCGTCATGCGATTGGCCATTCCCTCCGGCGTGGTGATCGGTGTGGCCACCTTCGTGGCCTACCTGATCGCCTACGCCGGACCGGAAGCCTCCCAGCAGCAGAAGGAACAGGCGGGCACCACCGCGTTGATCACGCTGATCATGATCGCGGTGTGGGTGCTCGCCATCGTGGCCCGGCCGTACGTGTGGTGGAAGGTGGTGTTGATCAGCGCCTCGGTCGCGGCGTATGTGTTCTTGTTCACGGTGCCGTTCACCCGGGAGTTCTTCAAGCTCGATCCGTCCAATGTCGCGCTCACCACGGCCGCGTTCATCTGTGGCGCCGTCGGCATCGTGCTCGTGGAGCTGGCCTGGTGGGTGAGCGCGGCGCTGCTCGGCGACAAACGGGAACTGTTTCCGACCGCAAATAGTGCAGGAGCCTGACAAACTGGACACCTGACCCGGCGCGCCGCGAGAAGCCTTGTGCGAGGCGCGTATTCAGTGTTGGAGTACCTTCTCCCATTATGGAGGTACTGCTGCACCAGATCGACGCGTTCGCGGACGCACCGTTCTCGGGCAACCCAGCCGCGGTGATGCCGCTCCCGTCGTGGCTCCCTGATACGTTGCTGCAACACCTGGCCGAGGAGAACAACCTCGCCGAAACCGCCTTCTACACCGCGGAATTACCGCCGGACGCGGGCCCGCCGCCGGGTGCGTGGCCCGCGTTCCATCTGCGCTGGTTCACCCCGGAGGTGGAGGTGGACATGTGCGGGCACGCCACGGTAGCCAGTGCCGCACAGATTTTGGAGGACATGCATCCCGGCGCCGACCGGGTGAGCTTCTTCACCCGCAGCGGCTGGCTGCACGTCGACCGCACCGACGACGACGAGTTCGTGCTCGATCTGCCCGCGGTGCCCGCGACCGAGGTCGAGCCCGATCTCGTGCTCGTCGCCGCGCTCGGGGTGCGCCCGGTGCGCGCGTTCACCGGCGTCGACGAGGTGATCGTGGTGGCCACCGAACAGGAAGTCCGCGACGCCGAACCGATTTTCACTTCGTTCCCACCCATGACCCGCGGCGCGATCGTCACCGCGCGCGGTACGAGCACCGACTTCGTCTCGCGCTTCTTCGCTCCCGGTGTCGGCGTGCCGGAGGACCCGGTCACCGGATCGGCGCACGCGCAACTGGTTCCGCTGTGGGCGGACGAACTCGGCCGGACCGAGCTCACCGCGCGGCAGCTGTCCCGCCGCGGTGGCGGCCTGCGCTGCGAGCTCGCCGGCGACCGCGTGCTGCTGTTCGGCCGGTGCCGCCGATATCTGGACGGCGTTGTGCGCCTACCGGACTGACCGGACCACGCGCGACCCCGGCGAGCGCCCGTCGGCGGGCCGGAGTCGCGTTCTGCCACCGCGGTGCCCCATGGCCGCACCGCGGTGTAGCGGGCCTCTGCCAGGATGACACGGGGTTGACTCATCCCGGCAGAGGCCCGCTCTTCGTCCGCTGCCGTCCCTGCTCGATCGCACCGGTCGGAAAGCGGGTGGGGCTCAGGAGATATCGGACCGGTCTGTCGCGACTACCGGTCGGGGACCGGGCCGTCGTCCGGGCCGGGCACGGCCGTGTCGAGTTGGTCGGGGCGCAGCGCGACGACGGCGAACCGGCCCGCGACGGCGTCCGCGGGCAGCGCCTCGACCGCGCGGATGCCGTTCTGGGCGGCCAGGTTTCGCAGGCGATCGAGGGGCCCGCGCACTACAAGGCCGACGCCGCAGGCGCAGCCGTCGCGCAGCCGGGCCGCCGAGACCGCGATGACCCGGGCGCCGCGTTCGTCGGAGGTGGACGGGAGCAGCCAGGCCGCGTCGGCGGCGGAGGCGACCGCCGCGGCGTCTCCCGCGGGCACCGGGACGAACACGAGCGGGGTCTGCACGCGGGGGAGCGGAACCTGATAGAGCACCTGCGCGATGCGCAGACCCCCGCTGTGTTCCGGCAGCTGATCGGGGGTGAGCGGTGCGGTGAACGAGACCAGCGCCCAGTGCTCGGCGTCGTCGGCACCGCCGAGCGAATCCCGTGCGCGGGCAAGGTAATCGGCGATCGGCTCGCCCCGCTCCGGTCCGAGCCGATCGGTGAACACCCCCGCCTCGCGCGGCGGGTTCAGCACGCCGAGCAATCCGACGAGAGCGACGACGACAACGACCGCGGCCCCGTAGCCGAGGCCGCGCCACAGCGACCGGCGGCGCTCGCCGGGTACCGCAGTATCCGGCGAGCGGGCGGGATCGGGTTGTGCCGCAGTGGAGTCCGTCGCCTGCCGGTCAGGCATTGCGCAGGACGTCCACGGCGTTTCTCAGGTCGTCGGGGTACTCGCTGGTGATCTCCAGCCAGCGGCCGTCGGCCGGATGGGCGAACCCGAGCGAACGGGCGTGCAGCCATTGCCGTTCCAGGCCGAGCCGTTCGGCCAGGCGCGGGTCCGCACCGTAGGTGAGGTCACCGCAGCAGGGGTGGCGGATCGCGGAGAAATGCACCCGGATCTGATGGGTGCGCCCGGTTTCCAAGTGGATGTCGAGCAGGCTGGCGGCCTGGAAGGCCTCGATGGTGTCGTAGTGGGTGATGCTGGGGCGGCCGTCGGCGGTGACCGCGAACTTCCAGTCGTTGCCGCGCGCCCGGCCGATCGGCGCATCGATGGTGCCGCTGCTCGGATCCGGATGACCTTGCACCAGTGCGTGATACCGCTTCTCGATGGTGCGCTGCTTGAACGCCCGCTTGAGCACCGTGTACGCGTGCTCGGACTGCGCGACCACCATCACCCCTGAGGTGCCGACGTCGAGCCGGTGCACGATGCCCTGGCGCTCGTGCGCGCCGGAGGTGGAGATGCGATAGCCCGCCGCGGCGAGCCCACCGATCACGGTCGGACCGGTCCAGCCGACGCCGGTGTGCGCCGCGACGCCGACCGGCTTGTCCACCGCGACGATGTCGTCGTCGGCGTAGAGGATTCGCATGCCCTCCACCGGCGCGGCCTCGATCTTCAGCTCCCGCTTGGGTTCCGGGAACACCACCTCGAGCCAGGCGCCCGCGGCGAGCCGATCGGATTTGCCCGCCGCGACGCCGTCGAGCTGCACGCTGCCCTCCTCGGCGAGCGCGGCGACCGCCGTGCGGGACAGGCCGAGCAGCCGGGACAGTCCCGCGTCGACCCGCAT
This genomic interval carries:
- a CDS encoding arabinosyltransferase domain-containing protein, with the protein product MTVSDAVRESPQPSAQRADQYEERGTKDAGRLRLLAIVSGLVAVLAAVSLPFLPVRQDQASVSWPQAAAVTSVTAPLITYAPMNLTAEVPCAAFDALADTGGVVLSTIPRQSPELERYGLVVKVVADTADRPGRVDVVSRNMLLWSSSLSAVRNGNCAIAIEMSMPRSTVSVRGLDDAGKVFDSDVRPQVVGVFSELTGAAPPGLHVNVAVDSRFSSSPTVLKSVVIGLAALATLVALVALYRLDAGDGRRTRRFLPTRWWRLRAPDYLVFATMLVWHFIGANTSDDGYILGMARASRSSGFMSNYYRWFSIDEGPFYTPYTDMIALLTHVSSVSPFVRLPTLLVGVLTWWVISREILPRLGVALRDNRIVVWTSALVFLAFWLPYNNGLRAEPFVALGVILTWASVERAIATRRLLPYAMAVIIAAFTLTVAPSGLICLGALAAGARTMTAVLVRRAKRSGYLALLLPGLAAGVVVLTVVFADRTLAGTMEMFYVHDRIGPGESWFFEFLRYQYLLQINADGWLTRRFGMFVLLLGLVACVVTMLRRGGHIPGTAVGPSRRLIGITCAAMVFLMFSPTKWTHQFGVFAGLAGCVAALTAVAISPRVMGPLRNRALFAAAIFFALALTFVGANGYWYVSAWGIPWWDKPPTLAGFGLSSFAAGLSVLALALAAWFHVRPRSQPRAGSVPGRIARVPVLAVVAAAMVLFEVLSFAKAAVAQYPSYSLAQSNLSAAVSGGCGLADQVLIETDPNASVLSPLTGPAATALAGPGTTGFTPDGVAMDLTSDEVESTTGKANSVTSADSADTADPKAGATSPGSEAGTSGAGINGSSVPLPFGLDPAAIPVLGSYRDGAQVPAELTSGWYRLPQDHNGSRGPIIAISVAGRIRHVDSDGIVHPGQDLRVEYGRSGADGTAVTLGSVDPIDIGPSPSWRNVRVPFDLLPADADVVRIVAGDKDLGRDQWLAVTPPRVPQLKTMTAVVGSQTPVLLDWEVGMNFPCQNLAPTYAGVADLPVYRILPDRNGATITNLWQAHDGGGPLGWTQLLFSARTLPTYLKDDWDRDWGSIEQYLPLDANAKPAQVHIDETRRWGTWTPGHINTVW
- the rarD gene encoding EamA family transporter RarD; protein product: MQRNRSIPGVAFGTSAFFLWGLFPAFFGLLAFADAAEVVAQRILWTLVVVLAALALTGRLGQLRGIGARTWRLAALASAAIAVNWGVYVYGVISGHVVECALGYFINPLVTVAFGVVLFRERLAPAQWAALGLGAAAVAVLTIDYGRPPVIALVLACSFATYGLVKKVIPLDALRGIAAEGVVAAPIALSFVLALALLGRSEFASSPAHTALMLATGPVTLVPLLLFSVAAQRVPLSTMGLLQYLTPALQMAWGVAVAHEPMPASRWAGFALIWTALAVFTAHALLRARRTRDAARRAAAATESTAPTADA
- a CDS encoding HAD-IC family P-type ATPase, whose translation is MSTTVQASRATGLTAAEVEQRRRDGLTNDVPDRASRSVRDIIRANVFTRINAILGVLFILVLSTGSIIDGMFGLLIVANSAVGIIQEIRAKRTLDQLAIVSQAKPTVRRDGKAVEVAPREVVLDDLIELGPGDQIVVDGEVAETALLEVDESLLTGEADPIDKQVGDQVMSGSYVVSGSGCYRATKVGKDAYAAKLAEEASKFTLVKSELRSGIDTILKVITYLLIPAGALSIYNQLVSSKESWRPAVTGMVAALVPMVPEGLVLMTSVAFAVGVVRLGRRKCLVQELPAIEGLARVDVVCADKTGTLTENGMRLSAIKTLDSFADNDVRQALAALAADDPRPNASVQAIAEALPDGPGWQRTAVAPFSSAKKWSGCSYGEHGDWLLGAPDVLLDPASEDARVAEELGSSGLRILLLARSDRPVDAADAPGTVRPAALVVLEQRVRPDAKETLEYFADQNVSIKVISGDNAVSVGAVASSLDLPGGEHAVDARRLPEDRDQLADVLEDKTTFGRVRPDQKRAMVAALQSRGHTVAMTGDGVNDVLALKDSDIGVAMGAGSPATRAVAQIVLLDNKFATLPYVVGEGRRVIGNIERVSNLFLTKTVYSVLLAFLVGLAGVGSQIFGYDPIGYPFLPRHVTIAAWFTIGIPAFILSLAPNNERARSGFVRRVMRLAIPSGVVIGVATFVAYLIAYAGPEASQQQKEQAGTTALITLIMIAVWVLAIVARPYVWWKVVLISASVAAYVFLFTVPFTREFFKLDPSNVALTTAAFICGAVGIVLVELAWWVSAALLGDKRELFPTANSAGA
- a CDS encoding PhzF family phenazine biosynthesis protein, whose product is MEVLLHQIDAFADAPFSGNPAAVMPLPSWLPDTLLQHLAEENNLAETAFYTAELPPDAGPPPGAWPAFHLRWFTPEVEVDMCGHATVASAAQILEDMHPGADRVSFFTRSGWLHVDRTDDDEFVLDLPAVPATEVEPDLVLVAALGVRPVRAFTGVDEVIVVATEQEVRDAEPIFTSFPPMTRGAIVTARGTSTDFVSRFFAPGVGVPEDPVTGSAHAQLVPLWADELGRTELTARQLSRRGGGLRCELAGDRVLLFGRCRRYLDGVVRLPD
- a CDS encoding RluA family pseudouridine synthase — its product is MRETRTMPVPDGLDGMRVDAGLSRLLGLSRTAVAALAEEGSVQLDGVAAGKSDRLAAGAWLEVVFPEPKRELKIEAAPVEGMRILYADDDIVAVDKPVGVAAHTGVGWTGPTVIGGLAAAGYRISTSGAHERQGIVHRLDVGTSGVMVVAQSEHAYTVLKRAFKQRTIEKRYHALVQGHPDPSSGTIDAPIGRARGNDWKFAVTADGRPSITHYDTIEAFQAASLLDIHLETGRTHQIRVHFSAIRHPCCGDLTYGADPRLAERLGLERQWLHARSLGFAHPADGRWLEITSEYPDDLRNAVDVLRNA